A single window of Sporosarcina sp. FSL W7-1349 DNA harbors:
- a CDS encoding methyl-accepting chemotaxis protein produces the protein MRLTIQRKVILGFTIVLFLLIIIGGLGFLTAQHVNKEFTSLIENQSEKVNLLDKMMISHAQIVGDVRGYFLYQDEKFMQTVSEHGDDLKQYTDELQSMVNQTELQSLIADIQAAREKYQALTEEAMIVHKAGDMDGFNKLAAEAAIANSAYLENAEQLKQVLETQLAEAKFDIGNLVQSSNLLNIILVASSILIGLIVTFLVDRVISRPIKETTKAIEEVAAGNLSLAPLNVKNKDEIGQMAASLNQMLTTWNGVVRRMNDAAVELAARSEELSASSEESYASSQMVAQSAAHHLENSEKQLNHVNESTEAMIELDQGIEQIGRNNDEMHSSADDMSSLIGRGILMVRDVSTSMDDIHSTIRESTRSVEVMEKKSVEIQQVTALITEISEQTNLLALNAAIEAARAGEHGKGFAIVADEVRRLAEESKVSATKIEEMIKDVHTAAEQAVHSIKSGNSKVANGLERSAQSLSIFGDIEVSVDGVNSKIDAVSSAIDQIQLKSQDVYKSSGQLKQLAEQAAAGARETSAVTQEQAAAMEMITSSTEALASLAEGLRTEVQQFNI, from the coding sequence TTGAGGTTAACAATTCAACGAAAGGTAATTTTAGGATTCACTATTGTGTTATTCCTCCTAATTATAATCGGCGGACTCGGTTTTTTAACAGCTCAACATGTGAATAAAGAATTTACTTCATTGATTGAAAACCAATCGGAAAAAGTGAACTTGCTTGATAAAATGATGATTAGCCACGCCCAGATTGTCGGAGATGTCCGAGGGTATTTCCTCTATCAGGACGAGAAGTTCATGCAGACGGTCAGCGAACATGGGGACGATCTGAAACAATACACCGATGAGCTGCAAAGCATGGTGAATCAGACGGAACTTCAGTCATTGATCGCCGATATACAAGCCGCGAGGGAGAAGTATCAAGCGCTTACCGAAGAAGCGATGATTGTTCATAAAGCCGGCGATATGGACGGCTTTAACAAATTGGCAGCGGAAGCCGCAATTGCCAATTCCGCTTACTTGGAGAATGCCGAACAGTTGAAACAGGTTTTGGAGACACAGCTGGCGGAGGCTAAGTTCGATATCGGAAATTTAGTGCAGTCATCGAACCTTCTTAACATCATTCTAGTCGCCTCTTCCATCCTGATTGGATTGATCGTCACCTTTTTAGTGGACCGTGTCATTTCCCGTCCGATTAAAGAAACAACGAAAGCGATTGAAGAAGTTGCTGCGGGCAATCTGAGTTTAGCTCCCTTGAACGTGAAAAACAAAGATGAAATCGGTCAAATGGCTGCATCGCTCAATCAAATGCTGACGACTTGGAACGGGGTCGTCCGGCGGATGAATGATGCAGCAGTCGAACTGGCTGCCCGTTCGGAGGAATTATCCGCCAGCTCGGAGGAAAGCTATGCTTCATCTCAAATGGTGGCGCAATCGGCTGCCCATCACCTAGAAAATAGCGAGAAACAATTGAATCATGTAAATGAATCGACTGAAGCCATGATTGAATTGGACCAAGGCATTGAGCAGATCGGCCGGAATAATGACGAGATGCATAGCTCTGCCGATGACATGTCCTCCCTCATCGGACGCGGGATCCTCATGGTGCGGGACGTATCCACGAGCATGGATGACATCCATTCTACAATCCGGGAGTCGACTCGCAGTGTGGAAGTAATGGAGAAGAAATCAGTGGAAATCCAACAAGTGACGGCCCTCATCACCGAAATCTCCGAGCAGACGAACTTGCTCGCTTTGAATGCTGCCATCGAAGCGGCACGCGCGGGTGAGCACGGAAAAGGGTTTGCCATCGTTGCGGATGAAGTGCGGCGACTTGCGGAAGAGTCAAAAGTGTCCGCGACAAAAATCGAGGAGATGATTAAGGATGTTCATACCGCGGCGGAACAAGCCGTTCATTCCATAAAGTCAGGGAACTCGAAAGTGGCCAATGGCTTGGAGAGATCAGCCCAATCGCTCTCGATTTTTGGAGACATCGAAGTTTCGGTAGACGGCGTCAATTCCAAAATCGATGCGGTATCATCGGCAATTGATCAGATTCAATTGAAATCGCAAGACGTATACAAGAGTTCAGGACAATTGAAACAGTTGGCGGAACAAGCGGCAGCCGGAGCACGGGAGACAAGCGCCGTAACCCAAGAGCAAGCGGCCGCCATGGAAATGATCACGAGCAGTACGGAAGCCCTCGCCTCCCTAGCCGAGGGATTGCGCACCGAGGTGCAGCAATTTAATATATGA
- a CDS encoding 5-bromo-4-chloroindolyl phosphate hydrolysis family protein, protein MHEIKQFFTRHFIVAPISFGSWLYFIMGVGWNIVAATALLIAIYLGGTFTVKQLQHTSNIKKLGMSRSEYNHIKGQIAEARMKIKKLNSLYGQVRSVQAFKQLYEMNNLSRKILNIVRTNPRKFYHVEPFFYAHLDSAVELTSKYAMLVNQPLKDKDLRIALQNTRETLGDVNRQLEQDLRGALASDIEKLQMEIDFVDVSINKKKPILEMKGDPNHDSK, encoded by the coding sequence ATGCATGAGATCAAACAGTTTTTCACACGGCATTTCATCGTTGCACCGATCAGCTTCGGATCGTGGCTCTATTTCATAATGGGTGTAGGCTGGAATATCGTGGCGGCGACTGCCCTGCTGATTGCCATTTACTTGGGCGGCACCTTCACGGTCAAGCAGCTGCAACATACATCCAATATAAAAAAACTCGGGATGTCACGGTCTGAGTATAATCATATAAAAGGGCAAATTGCAGAAGCCCGCATGAAGATCAAAAAACTGAACAGCTTATACGGACAAGTGAGATCTGTGCAAGCTTTCAAGCAACTCTATGAAATGAACAATCTCTCGAGGAAGATTTTGAACATCGTACGAACCAACCCACGGAAGTTCTACCATGTCGAACCATTTTTCTATGCCCATCTCGATTCCGCAGTCGAATTGACTTCGAAATACGCGATGCTGGTCAATCAGCCGTTGAAAGATAAAGACTTGCGCATCGCCTTGCAAAATACCCGTGAAACGCTGGGAGATGTGAATCGGCAATTGGAACAGGATCTTCGGGGCGCCCTCGCCTCGGATATCGAAAAACTCCAGATGGAAATCGACTTTGTCGATGTATCCATTAATAAGAAAAAGCCGATTCTGGAAATGAAAGGAGATCCAAACCATGACTCAAAATGA
- a CDS encoding toxic anion resistance protein → MTQNEVTKHEVKTFDDLLDNPFDMQEPLLPKEMQTNEVSAGTKLMDRLSPEEREKAKQLADQIPVGNYEAILTYGANAQGELSRFSHQMLDHVQNKDIGPVGDVLKDLMDKLSEIDPDDLSEKKKSPLGRLFGKVSRSIQEMMTKYQKLSTQIDRIGIQLEHSKRGLLEDVQMLDNLYEQNKTYFQALNVYIAAAELKRDEIANVILPELRRKAELSNDQMDFQEVNDMAQFLDRLEKRTYDLQLSRQITIQSAPQIRMIQQTNQTLAEKIQASIMTSIPLWKNQIAIALTLNRQAKAVESQKLVTKTTNDLLLKNSEMLKINSIETAKENERGIIEIETLKKTQENLIQTIEETLVIQADGRAKRKAAEIEIGRMEEELKQRLLAVHDKTQNRPS, encoded by the coding sequence ATGACTCAAAATGAGGTAACGAAACATGAAGTGAAAACTTTCGACGATTTATTAGACAATCCATTCGATATGCAGGAACCTTTATTGCCGAAAGAAATGCAGACGAACGAAGTAAGCGCGGGCACCAAGTTGATGGATCGGCTATCCCCGGAGGAGCGCGAGAAGGCGAAACAGCTGGCCGATCAGATTCCAGTTGGCAACTATGAAGCGATTTTGACATACGGCGCCAATGCCCAAGGTGAGTTGTCACGCTTCTCTCACCAGATGCTCGATCATGTGCAAAATAAGGATATCGGACCTGTCGGTGATGTATTGAAAGATCTGATGGACAAATTGTCCGAGATCGATCCCGATGACTTAAGCGAGAAGAAAAAGTCCCCTCTCGGCCGGCTGTTCGGCAAAGTATCGAGGTCGATCCAAGAGATGATGACGAAGTATCAGAAATTGAGTACGCAAATCGACCGGATCGGCATCCAATTGGAGCATTCGAAACGCGGCCTGCTCGAAGATGTACAGATGCTCGACAATTTATATGAACAGAATAAAACGTATTTCCAAGCGTTAAACGTTTATATTGCAGCTGCAGAGTTGAAACGGGATGAAATCGCCAACGTCATCCTCCCCGAGCTGCGTCGGAAAGCGGAATTATCCAATGACCAAATGGATTTCCAGGAAGTGAACGATATGGCTCAATTTTTAGACCGGCTGGAGAAACGGACATATGATCTACAGTTATCGAGACAAATCACAATCCAGAGCGCTCCACAAATCCGGATGATCCAACAGACGAATCAGACATTAGCGGAAAAAATCCAAGCTTCCATCATGACGTCGATTCCGCTATGGAAAAATCAGATTGCCATCGCCTTGACTTTGAACCGTCAAGCGAAAGCGGTCGAGTCGCAAAAACTCGTGACGAAAACGACGAACGATCTTCTTCTAAAGAACTCGGAAATGTTGAAAATCAATTCCATTGAAACGGCGAAAGAGAATGAGCGCGGCATCATTGAAATTGAGACATTGAAGAAAACGCAGGAAAATCTAATCCAGACGATCGAAGAAACACTCGTCATCCAAGCAGATGGACGCGCGAAACGAAAAGCAGCCGAAATCGAAATCGGACGAATGGAAGAAGAATTGAAACAGCGTCTCCTCGCTGTCCATGATAAAACACAAAACCGCCCAAGCTAA
- a CDS encoding MaoC family dehydratase, producing MVKQALYLDDLKVGDTFISGQYHLNADKIKKFAHEYDPQAFHCDENRAEDTFFKGLAASGWHTAAITMKLLTESLPFAHGVIGAGGEIEWPRPTRPNDVLHVKSTIKEIKPSKSKPNQALLFVECETFNQHNEVCQKLSAKLLSFRKR from the coding sequence ATGGTGAAGCAGGCACTTTATCTTGATGATTTAAAAGTGGGGGATACGTTTATCAGTGGACAATATCATCTAAATGCAGACAAAATAAAAAAATTTGCACATGAGTATGACCCTCAAGCGTTTCATTGTGATGAGAATCGAGCAGAAGATACTTTTTTCAAAGGATTAGCTGCCAGTGGTTGGCATACCGCGGCGATTACGATGAAATTATTAACGGAGAGTCTGCCTTTTGCCCATGGGGTGATTGGGGCTGGCGGAGAAATTGAATGGCCGCGTCCTACTCGGCCCAATGATGTGTTACATGTCAAAAGCACAATTAAAGAAATCAAACCTTCTAAATCGAAACCTAACCAGGCCCTTCTGTTTGTTGAATGTGAAACTTTCAATCAACATAATGAGGTCTGTCAAAAATTATCGGCCAAACTTTTAAGTTTTAGAAAGAGGTAA
- a CDS encoding MarR family winged helix-turn-helix transcriptional regulator has product MEKLNVCIHFLLSKALQSVNQVSKSKLTPFGVTPVQYALLCLLWEKDGQLGYELAEKLLLDSATITGIVDRLEQNGFIERRVDSNDRRNKIIFLTEKGKSMEAPLCQKMDEMNEEVMAGFDDEEFRQFKNMLFEIGIRKKTKRS; this is encoded by the coding sequence TTGGAGAAATTAAATGTTTGTATTCATTTCCTTCTCAGTAAAGCATTGCAAAGTGTGAATCAAGTGAGCAAATCCAAACTTACCCCGTTTGGTGTGACTCCTGTTCAATATGCCTTGCTTTGTCTCCTTTGGGAAAAGGACGGACAATTAGGTTATGAATTAGCTGAAAAACTTCTTTTGGACAGCGCCACTATAACAGGTATCGTTGATCGGTTGGAACAAAACGGTTTTATTGAACGACGAGTTGATTCCAATGACAGACGGAATAAGATAATATTTTTGACAGAGAAAGGAAAATCGATGGAGGCCCCATTATGTCAGAAGATGGATGAAATGAATGAAGAAGTAATGGCGGGATTTGACGATGAGGAATTTCGGCAATTTAAGAACATGCTTTTTGAGATCGGAATAAGGAAGAAGACTAAGAGAAGCTGA
- a CDS encoding vWA domain-containing protein, giving the protein MTKMNRFIQFNDETVDAKTYLLYERLARALADAPFLELTERKLLEFRPREGIISMSVFWRHREEGIVHAGRLSDIYLLTAGFWKGFDVSAWVQFTKDFQHHPLRKLASELLLMLEEFRFIDLIQKERPGTMSAFQVRVEAYRKFHHDQLVANYQKGFLTDALLNELFLALYEGMVTRTAIDWSDHDLDWGRILSLWQLAYDGKSTEAQAGVVRRMMEMVEESISKDLLHQYYVLGDAITEETAKFYYHQGMADAEKGEAGTKETIEEVFRSWHRESEGESGVHLEYELEHGRSGRSDATGAAPGYEQAEIEEVGFGRSKGDRKDVSADGEEKPERREKSQSAGTMFGKEHVNVVYEEKRIQVVNEVENRSRLDRWREEQKPFVRAFVQEMKKRMGLKRDAKRERLMKGILSSNLMTLFLDERPRPFYRKNAPSTKLDASFGLLVDGSASMLDKLDETKKAVLLFHDVLRQLEIPHEISSYYEDAYSATKERQPNVFERMHTFQDRNRDDGLAILSFDANEDNRDGFAIRWMANRLAGRPEKHKFLLVFSDGEPSAFGYDRNGIVDTAEAVMETEKRGISVIHLFLSAEEPTEDQKAVFSMMFGNKTAASQSVESFADQTLRILRKLLAIVIRTT; this is encoded by the coding sequence ATGACAAAAATGAACCGGTTCATTCAATTCAATGATGAGACCGTCGACGCCAAAACGTATCTATTATATGAGCGCCTGGCTAGGGCGTTGGCGGATGCTCCTTTTTTGGAATTGACGGAACGCAAGCTGTTGGAGTTTCGGCCAAGGGAAGGAATCATTTCCATGAGTGTCTTTTGGCGGCATCGGGAAGAAGGGATTGTCCATGCCGGCCGGCTGTCGGATATTTATTTATTGACGGCAGGGTTTTGGAAGGGTTTCGACGTGAGTGCCTGGGTTCAATTTACGAAAGATTTTCAGCACCATCCGTTGAGGAAATTGGCATCGGAGCTATTGCTTATGCTCGAAGAGTTCCGGTTCATTGATTTGATTCAGAAAGAGCGGCCTGGAACAATGTCCGCGTTCCAAGTGCGGGTGGAAGCATACCGAAAGTTTCATCATGACCAGCTAGTCGCGAACTATCAGAAAGGTTTTTTGACCGATGCTTTGCTAAATGAATTATTTCTTGCGTTATACGAAGGGATGGTCACCCGGACTGCGATTGATTGGTCGGACCATGACCTCGATTGGGGACGGATTCTTTCCTTATGGCAACTCGCTTATGACGGAAAGAGTACAGAAGCGCAAGCCGGCGTCGTCCGCCGCATGATGGAAATGGTGGAAGAGTCGATCAGCAAGGATTTGCTGCACCAATACTATGTTCTAGGCGATGCGATTACCGAGGAGACGGCTAAGTTTTATTATCATCAAGGGATGGCAGATGCCGAAAAAGGAGAGGCCGGCACGAAAGAAACGATCGAGGAAGTATTCCGATCCTGGCATCGGGAAAGCGAGGGCGAGTCGGGAGTACATTTGGAATATGAGCTAGAGCATGGGCGATCGGGTAGAAGTGATGCAACTGGGGCAGCGCCGGGGTATGAACAGGCGGAAATTGAAGAAGTGGGTTTCGGAAGGTCGAAAGGCGACAGGAAAGACGTGTCGGCTGACGGAGAAGAGAAACCGGAAAGACGCGAGAAGAGCCAGTCGGCGGGTACGATGTTCGGCAAGGAGCATGTGAATGTCGTTTATGAGGAAAAACGGATCCAAGTCGTGAATGAAGTGGAGAACCGCAGTCGTTTGGATCGGTGGAGGGAAGAGCAGAAGCCGTTTGTCCGGGCGTTCGTCCAAGAAATGAAAAAACGGATGGGGCTAAAACGGGACGCCAAACGGGAACGGCTTATGAAAGGCATATTGTCCAGCAATTTGATGACTTTATTTCTGGATGAGCGGCCCCGGCCTTTTTACCGCAAAAATGCGCCATCTACGAAATTGGATGCCAGTTTCGGATTGTTGGTCGATGGGTCCGCCTCGATGCTCGACAAATTGGATGAGACGAAGAAAGCGGTCCTTCTCTTTCATGATGTATTGCGTCAGCTGGAAATCCCTCATGAAATCTCATCGTATTATGAAGATGCGTATAGTGCCACGAAGGAACGGCAGCCAAATGTGTTCGAACGGATGCATACCTTCCAGGATCGCAACCGGGATGATGGGCTTGCCATTCTTTCATTTGACGCAAATGAGGACAATCGGGATGGTTTTGCCATTCGGTGGATGGCCAATCGGCTTGCGGGACGGCCAGAGAAGCATAAGTTTCTACTCGTCTTCTCGGACGGGGAGCCATCCGCATTCGGCTACGACCGGAATGGAATCGTGGATACCGCGGAGGCGGTGATGGAAACGGAAAAACGGGGCATTTCCGTCATCCACCTATTTCTATCAGCCGAAGAGCCGACCGAAGACCAGAAAGCCGTATTCAGTATGATGTTCGGCAATAAAACCGCAGCTTCCCAATCAGTCGAGAGTTTTGCTGACCAGACACTGCGAATCTTACGGAAATTGCTAGCCATTGTTATCCGGACTACTTAA
- a CDS encoding ATP-binding protein: protein MDSIIEHEKQQRNSRLYGEEERALIQEGGYISPDPYLWEDVLIGITLQNPVLLKGPSGAGKTRLAQSVSDYFQQPMQSINCSVDLDAEALLGFKTIVRQDGEMAIDFVEGPVIQAMKKGHILYIDEINMARPETLPILHSVLDHRRMLTNPFTGEVIHAHDDFNVIAAINEGYVGTSPMNEALKNRFVSYSVPYIAGEQLEQVLRNVYPSAPDKQIALFLQIGNDLKKQVINGLLSDEAASIRSLLDALGLANHMPIDRAIRYAIAEKLEDPIERDLVMELVGTWVTSSRVGQSE from the coding sequence ATGGATTCCATTATAGAGCACGAAAAACAGCAGCGCAATTCCCGTTTGTATGGGGAAGAAGAGCGAGCATTGATCCAAGAAGGGGGCTATATTTCACCCGATCCCTATTTATGGGAAGATGTCCTAATCGGAATCACGTTACAAAACCCTGTGTTGCTGAAAGGACCATCCGGTGCGGGGAAGACGAGATTAGCGCAATCGGTTTCCGACTATTTCCAACAACCGATGCAAAGCATTAACTGTTCGGTCGACCTCGATGCGGAAGCCTTGCTTGGATTCAAGACGATTGTCCGACAAGACGGCGAGATGGCAATCGATTTTGTCGAAGGGCCCGTCATCCAGGCGATGAAAAAAGGACATATTCTCTATATTGATGAAATCAATATGGCGAGGCCTGAAACTTTGCCGATTTTGCATAGTGTCTTAGACCATCGACGGATGCTCACCAATCCGTTTACGGGGGAAGTAATCCACGCACATGATGACTTCAATGTTATCGCCGCCATCAACGAAGGATATGTCGGAACTTCTCCGATGAATGAAGCATTAAAAAACCGTTTCGTCTCGTATTCCGTTCCTTATATCGCGGGCGAGCAGCTGGAGCAAGTGTTACGTAATGTGTATCCATCTGCTCCCGATAAGCAAATAGCACTCTTTCTGCAAATTGGGAATGACTTGAAAAAGCAAGTGATTAACGGTCTATTATCTGATGAAGCTGCCTCGATCCGGAGTTTGCTCGATGCGTTAGGCTTGGCGAACCATATGCCGATCGATCGGGCGATCCGATACGCTATCGCAGAAAAGCTGGAAGATCCGATTGAACGGGATCTCGTCATGGAATTGGTAGGAACCTGGGTGACATCCAGCCGAGTGGGGCAATCTGAATGA
- a CDS encoding DUF6501 family protein, with translation MKFINWAEAPTLRKVVCRHADAEKYVVTNVLTPGKDYEVKNETDEFVFIIDNSGKVGGYYKRYFE, from the coding sequence ATGAAATTCATCAATTGGGCGGAAGCGCCTACATTGCGAAAAGTCGTCTGCCGACATGCAGATGCGGAAAAATATGTAGTGACAAATGTACTAACCCCTGGCAAAGATTATGAAGTGAAAAATGAGACGGACGAGTTCGTTTTCATCATCGATAACAGCGGAAAAGTCGGCGGCTATTACAAAAGATACTTTGAATAA
- the odhB gene encoding 2-oxoglutarate dehydrogenase complex dihydrolipoyllysine-residue succinyltransferase encodes MAEIRVPELAESITEGTIARWLKQPGETVEKGEFIVELETDKVNVEVISEEAGVVQEILAAEGDTVEVGQVIATVGAGSGAPAAPAPAAEQAAPKAEETAAPAAPAAAATEEGTADRTIASPAARKLAREKGIDLAAVSPVDPMGRVRVQDVEAHGTAPKAPAAAAPAPKAAAQQDDGRITREKMTRRRQTIAKRLLEVKQSTAMLTTFNEIDMTNVMELRSRKKDQFFEQNDVRLGFMSFFTKAVVAALKKYPYVNSEIDGDEILLKNYYDIGIAVSTEGGLVVPNVVDADRKNFAEIEASIGELAVKARDNKLTIADMTGGSFTITNGGVFGSLMSTPILNGTQVGILGMHTIQKRPVAVGDQIEIRPMMYVALSYDHRVIDGKDSVGFLKMVKELIENPEDLLLGS; translated from the coding sequence GTGGCAGAGATCAGAGTACCAGAATTAGCAGAGTCAATTACAGAAGGAACGATTGCGCGTTGGTTGAAACAACCTGGCGAAACAGTGGAGAAAGGCGAGTTCATCGTTGAGCTGGAAACAGACAAAGTAAACGTGGAAGTCATCTCCGAGGAAGCAGGGGTCGTCCAAGAAATCCTTGCAGCGGAAGGCGACACAGTGGAAGTTGGCCAAGTCATCGCGACTGTCGGAGCAGGCTCAGGAGCGCCAGCTGCTCCGGCACCAGCAGCAGAGCAGGCAGCACCAAAAGCGGAAGAAACAGCAGCTCCGGCAGCTCCAGCAGCAGCGGCTACTGAAGAAGGAACAGCTGATCGTACGATTGCAAGTCCAGCTGCACGTAAACTGGCACGTGAAAAAGGAATCGATCTAGCAGCAGTTTCTCCGGTCGATCCAATGGGACGCGTACGCGTGCAAGATGTTGAAGCGCATGGCACAGCACCGAAAGCACCAGCAGCTGCTGCTCCTGCACCAAAAGCGGCAGCACAACAAGACGATGGCCGCATCACTCGTGAAAAAATGACACGCCGCCGTCAGACAATTGCAAAGCGTTTGTTGGAAGTGAAGCAATCAACAGCGATGTTGACGACATTCAATGAAATCGATATGACAAATGTAATGGAACTCCGTTCACGGAAAAAAGATCAATTCTTTGAACAGAACGATGTTCGTCTTGGATTCATGTCTTTCTTTACGAAGGCAGTTGTCGCGGCGTTGAAAAAATATCCGTATGTCAACTCGGAAATCGACGGAGACGAAATCCTTCTCAAAAATTATTATGATATCGGGATTGCCGTATCGACAGAGGGTGGACTCGTTGTACCAAATGTCGTCGATGCAGACCGTAAGAATTTTGCGGAAATCGAAGCATCGATTGGCGAACTTGCTGTAAAAGCACGTGACAACAAGTTGACGATCGCTGACATGACAGGCGGTTCATTCACGATCACTAACGGTGGTGTGTTTGGTTCCTTGATGTCAACACCGATTCTGAACGGTACGCAAGTCGGAATCCTTGGCATGCACACGATCCAAAAACGTCCGGTTGCCGTAGGCGATCAAATCGAAATCCGTCCGATGATGTATGTGGCGCTTTCGTATGACCACCGCGTCATCGATGGAAAAGATTCCGTAGGATTCTTGAAAATGGTCAAAGAATTGATCGAGAATCCGGAAGATCTTCTCCTCGGTTCTTAA